The Candidatus Atribacteria bacterium region GGAAGTAAGAAATGGGAGATCGCCTGGCAGAAGTTGACCGAGATACTAGCAGATAAGAAGATCAGTTTAAGGAAGTCTGAAGAAAAGGCCGTGAAAACCATGATGAAGGCCAATATAGGAAAGATCAACCGAGAGTCTTATGACCTCCTGCTGAAGAAAAAATTAATCAAGGATAAAACCATAGTTCAGCAGTCACTGTTGGCTAAATAACCTATCGTAGAACGGGCGTCTCTCCTGTCTATTTAAGTTTAGGGGTTTGATTCATAAAACCCGTCTTTGCGGGGCGGATGAATCCGCCCCCTACCTAATTGGCTAATTGGTAAATCGGCCAATTGGCCAATCAATTAACGACGGAAAGGAGTTAGTTTCCATGCAGATGCTAAATGAGATCAATAACATTATTATCGCCCCCTACTTTCACCTATTCGAATTTGCCTGTCCCTGCTGCAGACGGGTGATGCTCCATCCCAAGCTGCTTACTAAATTAGGGGAATTAAGAGGGAGGGTGGCAAGGCCGGTTACTATTACCTCGGGCTATCGCTGTTTTATTCATAACCAAGAGGTAGGAGGGGTAGATAACAGCTACCACTGTATCGGACTGGCAGCAGATATCAAGGTAAGAGATATCAACCTAATCGAACTTTTAGAGATCTGCGAGAAGATAGACTTTGCCGGCATCGGATTCTACGAGAAGAGGCAGTTCATCCATCTGGATGTCCGCCCAACCAAGCGCACCCGCTGGCGGGAATAAATTAGTTGTTAGCATCACCCCTACCTTAATCCTCCTCCACCCCTCAAGAGGGAGGATATTGTAATTGGTAAAAAGGAGAATTGTTATATGGATATAAAAACTTTATTGGATATCATCGCTAATCAGGGATTCCCTATCGCCTTGTCGATACTACTCATCTTTCGCATCGATAAGTTTATGCAGGAAATCGTCATTGCCCAGAAAGAGGGATATCGGCAGATCCTGGATAATACCAAAGAGATACATAATACGATCACCAGTCTGAACCAGCAGAATCGTGAGCATTATTCTCTTCACTTTTCGGAGGTGCAGAAAGAACTCAACGGTATAAAGTTAAGATTAGGGAAATAAAAAAGATGGACTATAAAATTAAAACTCGCCCTACTTTACGCAAGGCGAGTTTTGGAGGTATTAAAATGAAAAAGCTATCTGTTTTGTTACTCGATAGTTTTCAAATTAGGGAAATTATATCATATTCTAAAATAATGTCAAGCTCTTTTAGTAAATTTTTTTAACATTTTTTTTGGCGGAGGGGGTGGGATTTGAACCCACGGATACTTGCGTATCGCCGGTTTTCAAGACCGGTGCATTCGGCCGCTCTGCCACCCCTCCGCTTCCTATTTATTTTTTACTAATAAAGGATAACACCTCTTATCTGGTTGGTCAAGAAAAACTTAGCAAGCATCAGGTTCAATGAATTAAATCCCTACATTAACATGAACAGTTGGGACGCCCTTCCTACTAACAACTATCAACTAATTTAATTGGTCAATCGGCGAATAGGTAAATTG contains the following coding sequences:
- a CDS encoding DUF882 domain-containing protein, with translation MLNEINNIIIAPYFHLFEFACPCCRRVMLHPKLLTKLGELRGRVARPVTITSGYRCFIHNQEVGGVDNSYHCIGLAADIKVRDINLIELLEICEKIDFAGIGFYEKRQFIHLDVRPTKRTRWRE